One region of Anaeromyxobacter paludicola genomic DNA includes:
- the iscU gene encoding Fe-S cluster assembly scaffold IscU: MAYSEKVIDHYENPRNVGSLDVKDDSVGTGLVGAPACGDVMKLQIKVSAEGVIEDAKFKTFGCGSAIASSSLVTEWVKGKTVDEALAIKNTDVAQELNLPPVKIHCSVLAEDAIKAAIADYQKKRGLTPTVKADTVKGDRDQLIARGAIKAGI; this comes from the coding sequence ATGGCGTACTCCGAGAAGGTCATCGACCACTACGAGAACCCGCGCAACGTCGGCTCGCTCGACGTGAAGGACGACTCGGTCGGCACCGGCCTCGTCGGCGCGCCCGCCTGCGGCGACGTGATGAAGCTGCAGATCAAGGTGAGCGCCGAGGGCGTCATCGAGGACGCCAAGTTCAAGACCTTCGGCTGCGGCTCGGCCATCGCCTCCTCCTCGCTCGTCACCGAGTGGGTGAAGGGGAAGACGGTGGACGAGGCGCTCGCCATCAAGAACACCGACGTGGCGCAGGAGCTCAACCTGCCGCCGGTGAAGATCCACTGCTCGGTGCTGGCGGAGGACGCCATCAAGGCGGCCATCGCCGACTACCAGAAGAAGCGGGGCCTCACCCCGACGGTGAAGGCGGACACGGTGAAGGGCGACCGCGACCAGCTCATCGCGCGCGGCGCCATCAAGGCCGGCATCTAG
- the iscX gene encoding Fe-S cluster assembly protein IscX: MKWRDTRDIAIALAEKLPGQDPLKVRFTDLHRWVTELPGFDDDPEGSSEKVLEAIQMTWLDEVED, encoded by the coding sequence ATGAAGTGGAGGGACACCCGCGACATCGCCATCGCGCTCGCGGAGAAGCTGCCCGGGCAGGATCCGTTGAAGGTCCGCTTCACCGACCTGCACCGGTGGGTGACGGAGCTGCCCGGCTTCGACGACGATCCGGAGGGCTCGAGCGAGAAGGTGCTCGAGGCGATCCAGATGACGTGGCTCGACGAGGTGGAGGACTAG
- the argC gene encoding N-acetyl-gamma-glutamyl-phosphate reductase, protein MHTCTAAVVGASGYAGLELTRILSRHPRVRLAALFSDRWSDDEAGARLPLQGPAAALRYRPLAGSADVEAEVAFLATPAEVSLELAPRLLARGVRVVDLSGAFRLGDPALYPQWYGFAHDQPELLAAAPYGLPELCRAELAGARLVSNPGCYATAIALAVAPLVKSGLCLPDGIAVTAMSGVSGAGRKASEDYSFCEVGEDLRAYRIGRHQHVPEIERTVARHAGRCGPLSFTPVLAPIRRGILATCTLRLAPGASPGELARALEGAYAGEPFVRVVPADRVKVADVARTNRCHLGATADVRAGLAVAVSAIDNLVKGAAGQAVQAFNAAMGFDEALGLDLLGG, encoded by the coding sequence ATGCATACCTGCACCGCCGCGGTGGTCGGCGCCTCCGGCTACGCCGGGCTGGAGCTGACCCGGATCCTCTCGCGCCACCCGCGGGTGCGCCTCGCCGCCCTCTTCTCCGATCGCTGGAGCGACGACGAGGCCGGCGCGCGGCTGCCGCTGCAGGGCCCGGCGGCGGCGCTGCGCTACCGCCCGCTGGCCGGCTCGGCCGACGTCGAGGCCGAGGTGGCCTTCCTGGCCACGCCGGCCGAGGTGTCGCTCGAGCTCGCGCCCCGGCTCCTCGCCCGCGGGGTGCGGGTGGTGGACCTCTCCGGCGCCTTCCGGCTCGGCGACCCCGCCCTCTACCCGCAGTGGTACGGGTTCGCGCACGACCAGCCCGAGCTCCTCGCCGCCGCGCCCTACGGCCTGCCCGAGCTCTGCCGGGCCGAGCTCGCCGGCGCGAGGCTGGTCTCGAACCCGGGCTGCTACGCCACCGCCATCGCCCTCGCGGTGGCGCCGCTCGTCAAGTCGGGGCTCTGCCTGCCCGACGGCATCGCGGTCACCGCCATGAGCGGCGTCTCCGGCGCGGGCCGCAAGGCCTCCGAGGACTACAGCTTCTGCGAGGTGGGCGAGGACCTGCGCGCCTACCGGATCGGCCGGCACCAGCACGTGCCCGAGATCGAGCGCACGGTGGCCCGCCACGCCGGCCGCTGCGGCCCCCTCTCCTTCACCCCGGTGCTCGCCCCCATCCGCCGCGGCATCCTCGCCACCTGCACGCTCCGCCTCGCCCCCGGCGCCTCGCCCGGCGAGCTCGCCCGGGCCCTCGAGGGCGCCTACGCCGGCGAGCCGTTCGTCCGGGTGGTCCCCGCCGACAGGGTGAAGGTGGCCGACGTGGCCCGCACCAACCGCTGCCACCTCGGCGCCACCGCCGACGTGCGCGCCGGGCTCGCGGTGGCGGTCTCGGCCATCGACAACCTCGTGAAGGGCGCGGCGGGCCAGGCGGTCCAGGCGTTCAACGCGGCCATGGGCTTCGACGAGGCGCTCGGGCTCGACCTCCTGGGAGGGTGA
- a CDS encoding protein-disulfide reductase DsbD family protein, with protein sequence MPDLLGSSGATGASSDLGLARLLAQGSVLAFAIAFAGGVLTSLTPCVYPLIPITVSVFGARKAAGRRQAVALSALYVLGIAAMYSALGVGAALTGKAFGSATQSPWVLGAVALVFAAMAASMFGAFELQLPGAWQARLSQVGGAGYAGAFAMGLVAGVIAAPCTGPVLAAALTYVATRGSALYGFGIMFTYALGVGLLFFVLGVSSISLPKSGAWMDAVKSAFGVALLAAAGIFLKDAFPALKPLFLATRGAALAAAAAAGLGVLLGALSGSFHAPPAERLTKALGVALVVLGVVYAAGAGNARRAAAEARAPFPWEHDEPAALARARAEGRPVIIDFWADWCAACQELDHLAWADPRVREEAKRFVTLKVDGSTDDPAFEAAYKKYAVVGMPTVVLIDGKGRELPDRVTAAIGAEQMLSKLRGVDQACGRAAGPLACVARW encoded by the coding sequence TTGCCCGATCTGCTGGGGAGCTCGGGCGCCACCGGCGCCTCCTCGGACCTCGGGCTGGCGCGGCTCCTGGCGCAGGGGTCGGTGCTCGCCTTCGCCATCGCCTTCGCGGGCGGCGTCCTCACCAGCCTGACCCCCTGCGTCTACCCGCTCATCCCGATCACGGTCTCGGTGTTCGGGGCGCGCAAGGCGGCGGGGCGCCGGCAGGCGGTGGCGCTCTCGGCGCTCTACGTGCTCGGCATCGCCGCCATGTACTCGGCCCTCGGCGTCGGCGCGGCGCTCACCGGCAAGGCGTTCGGCTCGGCCACCCAGAGCCCGTGGGTGCTCGGGGCGGTGGCGCTCGTCTTCGCGGCCATGGCCGCCTCGATGTTCGGCGCCTTCGAGCTCCAGCTCCCGGGCGCCTGGCAGGCCCGGCTCTCCCAGGTGGGCGGCGCCGGCTACGCGGGCGCCTTCGCCATGGGGCTCGTGGCCGGCGTGATCGCCGCCCCCTGCACCGGCCCGGTGCTCGCCGCGGCCCTCACCTACGTCGCCACCCGCGGCTCCGCGCTCTACGGGTTCGGCATCATGTTCACCTACGCCCTCGGCGTGGGCCTGCTCTTCTTCGTCCTCGGCGTCTCCAGCATCTCGCTCCCGAAGAGCGGCGCCTGGATGGACGCGGTGAAGAGCGCGTTCGGCGTGGCCCTCCTCGCCGCCGCCGGGATCTTCCTCAAGGACGCCTTCCCGGCGCTGAAGCCGCTCTTCCTCGCCACCCGCGGCGCGGCGCTCGCGGCCGCGGCGGCGGCCGGGCTGGGCGTCCTGCTCGGCGCGCTGTCGGGCAGCTTCCACGCGCCCCCCGCCGAGCGGCTCACGAAGGCGCTCGGCGTCGCGCTCGTGGTCCTCGGCGTGGTCTACGCCGCCGGGGCGGGCAACGCGCGCCGGGCGGCGGCGGAGGCCCGGGCCCCGTTCCCGTGGGAGCACGACGAGCCGGCCGCGCTCGCCCGCGCCCGCGCCGAGGGGCGGCCGGTGATCATCGACTTCTGGGCCGACTGGTGCGCCGCCTGCCAGGAGCTCGACCACCTCGCCTGGGCCGATCCGCGGGTGCGCGAGGAGGCGAAGCGGTTCGTCACGCTGAAGGTGGACGGCTCCACCGACGATCCGGCGTTCGAGGCGGCGTACAAGAAGTACGCGGTGGTGGGGATGCCGACCGTGGTCCTCATCGACGGGAAGGGGCGCGAGCTCCCCGACCGGGTCACCGCCGCGATCGGCGCCGAGCAGATGCTCTCGAAGCTGCGCGGCGTGGACCAGGCGTGCGGGCGGGCGGCTGGCCCCCTGGCCTGCGTCGCGCGCTGGTGA
- the hscB gene encoding Fe-S protein assembly co-chaperone HscB: MTCWACKSDVPPDEPSCPACGKLQPATGPLDPFAALGLERRFDLAPADLEARFRERSRRFHPDRFARADPRERRIALERSTRLNDAYRALREPRKRAEALLRLAGHDPLAEARTLHDPEFLEEQLELRERLALARAGGDAAEVAAIGAGARERLAGLEGELAALFAAGGPHEEVSRRLARARYYDSILADAAPHP; the protein is encoded by the coding sequence GTGACCTGCTGGGCCTGCAAGTCCGACGTCCCCCCCGACGAGCCGAGCTGTCCCGCCTGCGGCAAGCTGCAGCCGGCGACGGGCCCGCTCGACCCGTTCGCCGCGCTGGGGCTCGAGCGCCGCTTCGACCTCGCGCCGGCCGACCTGGAGGCGCGCTTCCGCGAGCGGAGCCGCCGCTTCCACCCGGACCGCTTCGCCCGGGCCGACCCGCGCGAGCGGCGCATCGCCCTCGAGCGCTCGACGCGGCTCAACGACGCCTACCGCGCGCTGCGCGAGCCGAGGAAGCGGGCCGAGGCGCTGCTCCGGCTCGCCGGGCACGACCCGCTCGCCGAGGCCCGCACCCTGCACGACCCCGAGTTCCTCGAGGAGCAGCTCGAGCTGCGCGAGCGGCTGGCGCTGGCGCGGGCCGGGGGCGACGCCGCGGAGGTGGCCGCGATCGGCGCCGGCGCCCGCGAGCGGCTGGCCGGGCTCGAGGGCGAGCTCGCGGCGCTCTTCGCCGCCGGCGGCCCGCACGAGGAGGTCTCGCGCCGCCTCGCCCGCGCCCGCTACTACGACAGCATCCTCGCCGACGCCGCACCCCACCCCTGA
- a CDS encoding HDOD domain-containing protein, translating into MPEASSRIARVGLEQLDLDARIVDLISRDGVPVPAYPAVAFQVEQLVRSGEFGLDDLSRLVSADAALAADTLRYANTAYYSRGNGITSLQQAVLRIGAVELARLAIASGLAEGTRAQGPLLALRRRAWVDALGAALLAHELAARRGLRRDEAFICGLLHDFGKVIAISAVEHVVSREKAEAMPATFWWTLAERYHLELGLVLAARWKLPELIAQAIARHHDEDLSTSLDPELLRVVAVADQVLALMSGSGRVAARAIARIPGVTEAEAGALSRVVEAVPEFVASFEGKGGTPLPVLDSLVAAPEPPGAAPAETPSWPVRALLGPDVVTLACGELDGDVLTVRGPRGLPEGALVELEVDAPPRTFEVWVTVNCCWQAPGGGWTALVQPLAMTAEAEARWRALGGPGQAA; encoded by the coding sequence GTGCCGGAGGCGTCGAGCAGGATCGCGAGGGTCGGGCTGGAGCAACTGGACCTCGACGCGCGCATCGTGGACCTCATCTCCCGCGACGGGGTGCCGGTCCCGGCCTACCCGGCGGTCGCCTTCCAGGTGGAGCAGCTGGTCCGGTCGGGGGAGTTCGGCCTCGACGACCTCTCGCGCCTCGTCTCCGCCGACGCCGCGCTGGCCGCCGACACGCTCCGCTACGCCAACACCGCCTACTACTCGCGCGGCAACGGGATCACCTCGCTCCAGCAGGCGGTCCTCCGGATCGGGGCGGTGGAGCTGGCGCGGCTCGCCATCGCCTCCGGCCTCGCCGAGGGCACGCGCGCCCAGGGGCCGCTCCTCGCCCTGCGGCGCCGCGCCTGGGTGGACGCCCTCGGGGCCGCGCTCCTCGCCCACGAGCTGGCCGCGCGCCGCGGGCTGCGGCGCGACGAGGCCTTCATCTGCGGGCTCCTGCACGACTTCGGCAAGGTGATCGCCATCTCCGCCGTGGAGCACGTGGTCTCGCGCGAGAAGGCCGAGGCCATGCCGGCGACCTTCTGGTGGACCCTCGCCGAGCGCTACCACCTCGAGCTCGGGCTGGTCCTCGCGGCGCGCTGGAAGCTCCCCGAGCTGATCGCCCAGGCGATCGCGCGCCACCACGACGAGGACCTCTCGACCTCGCTCGACCCGGAGCTGTTGCGGGTGGTCGCCGTGGCCGACCAGGTGCTCGCGCTCATGTCCGGGAGCGGCCGGGTCGCGGCCCGGGCCATCGCCCGGATCCCCGGCGTGACCGAGGCGGAGGCGGGGGCGCTCTCGCGGGTGGTGGAGGCGGTCCCGGAGTTCGTCGCCTCGTTCGAGGGCAAGGGCGGGACGCCGCTCCCGGTGCTCGACTCGCTCGTCGCCGCGCCCGAGCCGCCCGGCGCCGCGCCGGCAGAGACGCCCTCCTGGCCGGTGCGCGCGCTGCTCGGGCCGGACGTGGTGACGCTCGCGTGCGGCGAGCTCGACGGCGACGTGCTCACGGTGCGCGGGCCGCGCGGGCTGCCGGAGGGCGCGCTCGTGGAGCTCGAGGTGGACGCCCCGCCGCGGACCTTCGAGGTCTGGGTGACGGTGAACTGCTGCTGGCAGGCGCCGGGCGGCGGGTGGACCGCGCTCGTGCAGCCGCTCGCGATGACCGCCGAGGCCGAGGCGCGGTGGCGGGCCCTCGGCGGGCCCGGACAGGCCGCCTAG
- a CDS encoding IscS subfamily cysteine desulfurase has protein sequence MKIPIYMDYHATTPVDPRVLDAMLPYFKGEFGNAASKSHAFGWHAEEAVEAAREQVAKLIGASPKEIVWTSGATESDNLAIKGAAHFYKDKGKHLVTAKNEHKAVLDSMHALEREGFEVTFLDVERDGRVDPAKVKAALRPDTILVSLMHANNEVGVLNPVEEIGAITRAAGVLFHCDAVQAIGKVPFDVEKVNADLVSVSAHKMYGPKGVGALYVRRKPRVRLIAIIDGGGHERGHRSGTLNVPGIVGMGKACELARLEMAEEAERVTRLREKLRAGLERHLDLLTVNGSLEHRLPGNLNVSFAYVEGEALMMAIKDVAVSSGSACTSASLEPSYVLKAMGVTDDLAHSSIRFGLGRFTTEEEVDYVVDLVTRKVQKLREMSPLYEMVKAGVDIHQIEWANPH, from the coding sequence ATGAAGATTCCCATCTACATGGACTATCACGCGACCACGCCCGTGGACCCGCGCGTCCTCGATGCGATGCTCCCGTACTTCAAGGGGGAATTCGGCAACGCCGCCTCCAAGAGCCACGCCTTCGGGTGGCACGCCGAGGAGGCGGTCGAGGCGGCCCGCGAGCAGGTGGCGAAGCTCATCGGGGCGTCTCCCAAGGAGATCGTCTGGACGAGCGGCGCCACCGAGTCCGACAACCTGGCGATCAAGGGCGCGGCCCACTTCTACAAGGACAAGGGCAAGCACCTCGTCACCGCGAAGAACGAGCACAAGGCGGTCCTCGACTCCATGCACGCGCTCGAGCGCGAGGGGTTCGAGGTCACCTTCCTCGACGTCGAGCGGGACGGGCGGGTCGATCCGGCCAAGGTGAAGGCGGCGCTCCGCCCCGACACCATCCTCGTCTCGCTCATGCACGCCAACAACGAGGTGGGCGTGCTGAACCCGGTCGAGGAGATCGGCGCCATCACCCGCGCCGCCGGCGTGCTGTTCCACTGCGACGCGGTGCAGGCCATCGGCAAGGTCCCCTTCGACGTGGAGAAGGTGAACGCCGACCTCGTCTCCGTCTCGGCGCACAAGATGTACGGCCCGAAGGGCGTGGGCGCGCTCTACGTCCGCCGCAAGCCGCGCGTGCGGCTCATCGCCATCATCGACGGCGGCGGCCACGAGCGCGGCCACCGCTCCGGCACCCTCAACGTCCCGGGCATCGTCGGCATGGGGAAGGCCTGCGAGCTCGCCCGCCTGGAGATGGCCGAGGAGGCGGAGCGGGTCACGCGGCTGCGCGAGAAGCTGCGGGCCGGCCTCGAGCGGCACCTCGACCTCCTGACCGTCAACGGCTCGCTCGAGCACCGGCTGCCCGGCAACCTCAACGTGAGCTTCGCCTACGTCGAGGGCGAGGCGCTGATGATGGCCATCAAGGACGTGGCCGTCTCCTCGGGCTCGGCCTGCACCTCGGCGTCGCTCGAGCCCTCCTACGTGCTCAAGGCGATGGGCGTCACCGACGACCTCGCCCACAGCTCCATCCGCTTCGGGCTGGGCCGGTTCACCACCGAGGAGGAGGTCGACTACGTCGTCGATCTCGTCACCCGCAAGGTCCAGAAGCTCCGCGAGATGTCGCCGCTCTACGAGATGGTCAAGGCGGGCGTGGACATCCACCAGATCGAGTGGGCGAACCCCCACTAG
- a CDS encoding HesB/IscA family protein produces the protein MASTIEISDKAAARIAKLSAEKAKPEGGLRLGVKGGGCSGLSYFIDWADGPARLDQVYEKGGARVFVDPKSAIFLQGTVLDWQQTLMQSGFVFRNPNVKSACGCGESFSV, from the coding sequence ATGGCGAGCACCATCGAGATCAGCGACAAGGCGGCGGCGCGCATCGCGAAGCTCTCCGCCGAGAAGGCGAAGCCCGAGGGCGGGCTCCGGCTCGGCGTGAAGGGGGGCGGCTGCTCCGGCCTCTCCTACTTCATCGACTGGGCGGACGGGCCGGCCCGGCTCGACCAGGTCTACGAGAAGGGCGGCGCGCGGGTCTTCGTCGATCCCAAGAGCGCCATCTTCCTCCAGGGCACGGTGCTCGACTGGCAGCAGACCCTCATGCAGAGCGGCTTCGTGTTCCGGAACCCGAACGTCAAGAGCGCCTGCGGCTGCGGCGAGTCGTTCAGCGTATGA
- the hscA gene encoding Fe-S protein assembly chaperone HscA: MARAIGIDLGTTNSLVAAVDARNRPHVLPADEGRPLLPSAVHYAMDGAIEVGLSAKRRAPERPVDTILSVKRFMGRGPGDVRPEDRGIYHFDETGSVVKLAVNHGKRAVSPVEVSAEILRVLKRRAAEALGGAPGPCVITVPAYFDDAQRQATKDAGRLAGLDVARLVNEPTAAALAYGLDQRREGVFAVFDLGGGTFDVSVLKLEGGVFEVLSTGGDTHLGGDDFDRAVAATLLERGLTPPVERLTPALLRGASAAAQKIREALSTEEQVEAEVELPGGHVLSARLTRAELEALIQPVLERTTGPCRRALEDARLGGRPVDGVVLVGGATRTPLVRRHVKALFGQEPLTDLDPDTVVALGAAVQADALDKGGRDDVLLLDVIPLSLGVEMMGGVVEKIVLRNSTIPASATQQFTTYADGQTGMVVHVLQGERELARDCRSLARFTLKGIPPLPAGIARVEITYAVDADGILSVSARELETGVEQHVQVKATYGLSEEEVEAMLVESIEHAEEDVTERFLVEWRVEGERIISALETAFQVDGELLTPEERAPIDERIDGLRRAMEGKDYLAVKAWIESLDGASKEFAERRMNKHIGKAMAGHRIEEFAGAAAPLKKGGEL; encoded by the coding sequence ATGGCCCGCGCCATCGGCATCGACCTCGGCACCACCAACTCGCTCGTCGCGGCGGTGGACGCGCGCAACCGCCCGCACGTCCTGCCCGCCGACGAGGGGCGCCCGCTCCTCCCGAGCGCGGTCCACTACGCCATGGACGGGGCCATCGAGGTGGGGCTCTCCGCCAAGCGGCGCGCGCCGGAGCGCCCGGTGGACACCATCCTCTCGGTGAAGCGCTTCATGGGGCGGGGCCCCGGCGACGTCCGGCCCGAGGACCGCGGCATCTACCACTTCGACGAGACCGGCTCGGTGGTGAAGCTGGCCGTGAACCACGGCAAGCGCGCCGTCTCGCCGGTCGAGGTGTCGGCGGAGATCCTGCGCGTGCTGAAGCGGCGCGCCGCCGAGGCGCTCGGGGGCGCGCCCGGCCCGTGCGTCATCACCGTGCCGGCGTACTTCGACGACGCCCAGCGCCAGGCGACCAAGGACGCCGGCCGGCTCGCCGGGCTCGACGTGGCGCGGCTCGTCAACGAGCCCACCGCGGCGGCGCTCGCCTACGGCCTCGACCAGCGGCGCGAGGGCGTGTTCGCCGTCTTCGACCTCGGCGGCGGGACCTTCGACGTCTCCGTCCTCAAGCTCGAGGGGGGCGTCTTCGAGGTGCTCTCCACCGGCGGCGACACCCACCTCGGCGGCGACGACTTCGATCGGGCGGTGGCGGCGACGCTGCTCGAGCGCGGGCTCACCCCGCCCGTGGAGCGGCTCACCCCGGCCCTGCTGCGCGGCGCGAGCGCGGCGGCGCAGAAGATCCGCGAGGCCCTCTCCACGGAGGAGCAGGTGGAGGCCGAGGTGGAGCTGCCGGGCGGCCACGTGCTCTCGGCCCGGCTCACCCGCGCGGAGCTCGAGGCGCTCATCCAGCCGGTCCTGGAGCGGACCACCGGCCCCTGCCGGCGCGCCCTCGAGGACGCCCGGCTCGGCGGCCGCCCGGTGGACGGGGTGGTGCTCGTCGGCGGCGCCACGCGCACGCCCCTGGTGCGCCGGCACGTGAAGGCGCTCTTCGGCCAGGAGCCGCTCACCGACCTCGACCCCGACACGGTGGTGGCGCTCGGCGCCGCGGTGCAGGCCGACGCGCTCGACAAGGGCGGGCGCGACGACGTGCTCCTCCTCGACGTCATCCCGCTCTCGCTCGGCGTCGAGATGATGGGCGGGGTGGTCGAGAAGATCGTGCTCCGCAACTCCACCATCCCCGCCTCCGCCACGCAGCAGTTCACCACCTACGCCGACGGGCAGACCGGCATGGTGGTGCACGTGCTGCAGGGCGAGCGCGAGCTGGCGCGCGACTGCCGCTCGCTGGCGCGCTTCACGCTGAAGGGCATCCCGCCGCTCCCGGCCGGCATCGCCCGCGTCGAGATCACCTACGCGGTGGACGCCGACGGCATCCTCTCGGTCTCGGCCCGCGAGCTCGAGACCGGCGTCGAGCAGCACGTGCAGGTGAAGGCCACCTACGGCCTCTCCGAGGAGGAGGTCGAGGCGATGCTGGTGGAGAGCATCGAGCACGCCGAGGAGGACGTGACCGAGCGCTTCCTGGTCGAGTGGCGGGTGGAGGGCGAGCGGATCATCTCCGCCCTCGAGACCGCCTTCCAGGTGGACGGCGAGCTGCTCACGCCCGAGGAGCGGGCCCCCATCGACGAGCGGATCGACGGGCTCCGCCGCGCCATGGAGGGCAAGGACTACCTCGCCGTCAAGGCCTGGATCGAGAGCCTCGACGGCGCGTCCAAGGAGTTCGCGGAGCGGCGCATGAACAAGCACATCGGCAAGGCCATGGCCGGCCACCGCATCGAGGAGTTCGCGGGCGCCGCCGCGCCGCTCAAGAAGGGCGGGGAGCTCTAG
- a CDS encoding 2Fe-2S iron-sulfur cluster-binding protein, with the protein MPKVTFLPAGVTVQVMRGSSLLEAADEAHVDLPHNCGGVCACTTCHVWVEQGLASLSEIEENEDDRLDEAMGLQPNSRLGCQACVGDEDVVVRIPGNRIAS; encoded by the coding sequence ATGCCCAAGGTGACCTTCCTCCCCGCCGGCGTGACCGTGCAGGTGATGCGCGGCTCCTCCCTCCTGGAGGCGGCCGACGAGGCGCACGTGGACCTCCCGCACAACTGCGGCGGCGTCTGCGCCTGCACCACCTGCCACGTCTGGGTGGAGCAGGGGCTCGCCTCGCTCTCCGAGATCGAGGAGAACGAGGACGACCGGCTCGACGAGGCGATGGGGCTCCAGCCCAACTCGCGCCTCGGCTGCCAGGCCTGCGTCGGCGACGAGGACGTGGTGGTGCGCATCCCGGGGAACCGGATCGCTTCCTAG
- a CDS encoding YebC/PmpR family DNA-binding transcriptional regulator, whose protein sequence is MSGHNRWSKIKRKKEAAGSAKGKLFSKVIKEITVAARMGGGDPAGNARLRAAMDAAKEANMPADNITRAVKKGTGELEGVSYEEAMYEGYGPGGVALMVECLTDNRNRTAGDVRSSFAKGGGNLAAEGAVAWMFEKRGVIEVKPGPSEDQVMEAAIEAGAEDVVNQGAEGFEVRTQPNDLHPVAAALEKGFKLGARRVAWIPKDPVAVQDPDKARGILKLMDMLEELDDVQNVHANFEIDDKLLEQLA, encoded by the coding sequence ATGTCCGGCCACAATCGGTGGAGCAAGATCAAGCGGAAGAAGGAAGCGGCCGGCTCGGCGAAGGGCAAGCTCTTCTCCAAGGTGATCAAGGAGATCACCGTCGCCGCGCGCATGGGCGGCGGCGACCCCGCCGGCAACGCCCGCCTCCGGGCCGCGATGGACGCGGCCAAGGAGGCCAACATGCCGGCCGACAACATCACCCGCGCCGTCAAGAAGGGCACCGGCGAGCTCGAGGGCGTGAGCTACGAGGAGGCCATGTACGAGGGCTACGGCCCGGGCGGCGTGGCGCTGATGGTCGAGTGCCTCACCGACAACCGGAACCGCACCGCCGGCGACGTGCGCTCCAGCTTCGCCAAGGGCGGCGGCAACCTCGCCGCCGAGGGCGCCGTCGCCTGGATGTTCGAGAAGCGCGGCGTCATCGAGGTGAAGCCCGGCCCCAGCGAGGACCAGGTGATGGAGGCGGCCATCGAGGCCGGCGCCGAGGACGTGGTGAACCAGGGGGCGGAGGGGTTCGAGGTCCGCACCCAGCCCAACGACCTGCACCCGGTCGCCGCCGCGCTCGAGAAGGGCTTCAAGCTCGGCGCCCGCCGCGTGGCCTGGATCCCGAAGGATCCGGTCGCGGTGCAGGACCCCGACAAGGCGAGGGGCATCCTCAAGCTCATGGACATGCTCGAGGAGCTCGACGACGTGCAGAACGTCCACGCCAACTTCGAGATCGACGACAAGCTGCTCGAGCAGCTCGCCTGA